CAGCCTGCTTGAAAAAACGCCCCAAGGCCAAAGCGCTGGCAACGAAGGACCCGAAATCCATGTCGTGGTGGGCTCCTCTGTCGATAGACGTTACCAACCCGGGTTTGGGCGAGGAAGCGGCCTCGTGGATAAGAGCCCTCTGAGCCAAGGTCGCCAACCTGTCGGACAGCATACTAGAGGAGCTCAGCGGGCTCCAGCCCTGTCTAAAACGGTGTTTATCCTCGCCCTCAGGGTGCACTCCAAGGCGCCTTTATCCTGAACTCTAAGGACACCCTTATCAAGGCCGACTTGGGAGACCAGCTCGTCGACTACCTCCCTTATTCTCCTGCCTCTTTGCTTCATAACGATACTCTCGACCTCTACCTCCAAAACCTCGT
This genomic stretch from Dethiosulfovibrio faecalis harbors:
- the citD gene encoding citrate lyase acyl carrier protein; translated protein: MEFSSAAVAGTLESSDVMVSFSPSDEVLEVEVESIVMKQRGRRIREVVDELVSQVGLDKGVLRVQDKGALECTLRARINTVLDRAGAR